AGCATAATAAAGGTTACCaaacattttaacctttatatggCGAATGCGAACTTGTGTACCAGCTATGTAAGTGCTTGCGTATAATTACCTTATAACTGCAAACTGTTCAGTTTCAGCACCCAACATGGCAAACCCTAAAGAGAAGACCCCCATGTGTCTGGTGAATGAGTTAGCCCGTTTCAACAAGATCCAGCCAGAATACAAACTCCTTAGTGAACAGGGACCAGCGCATGCCAAGGTAATCACAAAAAGATACACTTTTCGCAATTCCTGCATTGTCAGTGTGTTAAACGTAAAATTTTCAGCCGAGCAATTTTCTCTTTTAAGAGCTCAACCTGTGCTTCGAGCAGTTCACCTGCAGTGGTTTCAGTAGGAACACCATTTGAAAAATATGAAGCTTTTTAGCTCATCTCAGCTCCCCactaccccacccccccgcttCCCGTTCATTAAGATTTTTTCAGTGAGGTTAACGTTGGGGGAGCAGCACTGGGAAGCTGAGGGAACAAGTATCAAGAAGGCACAGCACTCTGCAGCTGCCACCGCTCTGTCCCAGACCACACTTCCCAAGCCCACCATGCGCAGCCCCCGCAACACAGGCAAGAATCCAGGTAATGGCCCCTGCAGAGGGATGCTTACAGGTCTTCTCAAATGTTCATCATATACCTCACATCTCTCACACGCACTAGATATTTCATATTTAACTCCTAACCTGGAACTTGTCAGAACTGTAGAATACCCACCTTTCATTTTGTGTGGCGTATAAGTCTTAGAGAATCTTCCCAATTTTAAAGAGTCTGCTGACGACACTGGTTAATGAACTTTTGAATGAAGTTGAATTAATATTTTTAGACATAACTGTTGAAATTGCAAAAGAGTTGTGTTATTTTTCCATGACCGTCACTAAAGACAATTTGTGAACTTCGTGACTTACGACCACTTGCATTATACGCATATTGCATTgcattatattttaatataaattaaaaaataaataaatgtatgtgaaaataaatgtatgtctagCTACCTTGCCTAGTGCACGCTGCACATCGTATGATAGGTACCGTGGGAAAATACAGTGTATTCTATAATTGATAAATGGTAATTCAAATAATGAAAGAGAAACTCCAGAATAATGTAGAAAAATATCTAAAGACATTTAATTGTCTGAAATGTCTGCTGCCTTTTGCCAGTGGTAGGCTATGTGCAGTGCCAGGCTGAGAATATGAAGGGGAGTTTATGGAGAAAAGTCTGTATTCAGACACTTCCTCATCCCGAACACTATGACTacccaccctgacaaagcataTAGAATTATAGTTATACAAATGAAAACCGAGCAGTGTGGCCTAGCCGTGTATGGGAGAGTATGACTTTTGGTTTCTTAtactacactgaacaaaaatataaacgcaacactcttgtttctgctcccatttttcatgagatggacttaaagatctacaattcattccagatacacaatattaccatttctctcaaacatttctcacaaatcagtctaaatgtgtgatagtgagcacttctgctttgctgagataatccatcccacctcacaggtgtgccacatcaagatgctgatctgacatcatgggtagtgcacaggtgtaccttatactgcccacaataaaaggccaccctggaatgtgcagttttttgctttattgggggtctggggactcagaaccggtcagtatctggtgtgaccaccatttgcctcatgcaatgcaacacatcttcttcgcatagagtttatcagattgtcaattgtggcctgtggaatgttggtccactcctcttcaatggctgtgcgaagttgttggatattagtgggaactggtacacgctgtcgtatacgccagtcaagcacatcccaaacatgctcaacgggtgacatgtccggtgagtatgctggccatgcaagaactgggacattttcagcttccaagaactgtgtacagatccttgcaacatggggccgtgcattatctgtctgagtggctggtctcagacgatcttggaggtgaacctgctggatgtggaggtcctgggctggtgtggttacacgtggtctgcggttgtgaggccggttggatgtactgccatattctctgaaacgcctttggagacggcttatggttgagaaatgaacattcaatgcacgagcaacagatctggttgacattcctgctgtccgcatgccaattgcacgctccctcaatgcttgtggcatctgtggcattttgctgtgagacaaaactgcacattccagggtggccttttattgtgggcagtataaggtacacctgtgcactacccatgatgtcagatcagcatcttgatgtggcacacctgtgaggtgggatggattatctcagcaaagcagaagtgctcactatcacacatttagactgatttgtgagaaatgtttgagagaaatggtaatattgtgtatctggaatgaattgtagatctttaagtccatctcatgaaaaatgggagcaaaaacaaaagtgttgcgtttatatttttgttcagtgtattttGATTAGCTTAAAGACTTAAATGCAATGTCTTTCATACTTTTTAGTTACAGATttattatatatgttttttcatGTTAGAAGCTGGTACACTGTACTGTGTGTACCAGTCCCAACATGTGTCCATTTTGACAATCTGTATGTCTACTGTgtgataactgtatgtttacaCGAGTGGCTAAATCACTAATTGAGATGCTTGGAACTACCAAACAAGCAAACTACATTTTCCCTGAGGGACTACCAGATGTTTTAGGCCCTTGGACTCCCAAGATTACCTTATCCAAAGTAGATACAATATCTCTAAAAAAGTCAGTTCCCTTTGTAAGATTTTTAATTGGCTCTTGCTTTTAACAAGAGTTGCTGTGCACTAAACCACCCATTGTCTGAGATAAATGTGGGAGTGTGAAAGTGAGCCGAATCTGTAAGTCTAATGCAAGCAACAATACTAGCTTTAGCTATTTTCAAAACTCTTGTAGCCTAATGCATTGCTGACATTAAATTGTTCGCTAGCTAAACAAAAACCTTCTTAAAGGACATTGCATTTAAAGCAGAAAGAAAATATAATGCAAAAAAGTcagaaaatttatttaaattaaagttattCAGTTATCAAGACTTTGCCTTTGACTATGGCTAGCTAGCCTGCTAAACAGGTAGGAGTGAAACGATTAACGTAGTATAAAGTTAGACATACAGGTATTGAAACATCCAGTTTTGTCTGTGTGagctcttaaagaaaaggtGCACCGTGAAGGCATAAGTGCAAGTAGTGACTAGGCAAAATGAGCACTCTGCTTCATTATGGTTTAAAACAAGAGGAGAGGACCATCCAGGTAGCTCCAGCACCGTATCTGCACCAGCAGGCAAATGGAGCCATTATTAAATTTACTGTTATAACAAATATAAATGGAAAAGTACTTTTCAAGTACACTAGAAGAATTTTTTCAGCTGGTTAAATATGGGGGGTATTCCACCGGCCAGCGACCACAGCAATAACAGAAGGGAGGGAGTCGGTTGTATGTAGAAAATATCCATAAACGGCAAATAAGTTGATTTAAGGCATAAATAATTTTAGGATCAAAATTGTTAAAAAGCACAAGTAGTAGACAGCCTACACAATGAGTGGGTGGTCTGTCAAAAGAAATGAAACACCATTTGGCTGGGGTATACTTGCATCATTAGATAACCAGTATTTGAAGACGAGGTCACTCTTCAACACAGCTTGTGCGAGTGGATGAAGGCTTAGCCTCTTGCAATGGGATGTGTACTATTCAGAAAGAAAATGGATGTAGCAACAAAGTATTTGTCAAGAAAATCTATTTTTTCCATTTCTGAACTTCACCGTTAGTAACATGGGAATCAACTTAGCAGAAGAACACAAGGAAAATCATTTGAAAATTTAGTGTCGGTAACCGGATGTTCTAGGCTAAGGTTTCATAAGGCAGCAAATGTGTACCTTAGCATAACACTGAATGTCAAAGTCGCTTGATTCATTTGTGGGACCAGAATAATTTGGGCAAAAAAATTGAGAATGAAAATCTATTGCACAGTTACTCATTCATAATTTCTACACCCACGGTTTGTGTGTATCAGAGTTCAATTAATATTTATGTGAATTAACAAAGACTGGAAAATAATAACTTGACATactattaataattataaatttgCGTTTTGGTCTGGGTAGTAATTGTGTGAAAGtatatatttttctgcattAATTTACAGACAGCATAACACACACTGTGGAGCTTAATGCACTTTGTATGAAACTGGGAAAGAAACCCATCTATAAGCCCATTGACCCATACCCTGGAATGAGACCCAGTTTCAATTATACCATCAGGGCACCAACTCCTTATCCACGGTAAGAACTGCCTGGCCTGTGCCAGATGATCTGAACATCCAAgcattttttgtaaatgtgtaTGCAGATTCAAGGAAGGTCGTCTTTTGATAAGGTCATGTTGTACTTGTAGAATTTTATTGTGAAGAGCAGCTAGCAAatggtgtttgtgtttttttttaatacagtacGGCAGGTAAAACAATGACTGTCTTTTCAAGAGGCTCCATTAGTCAAAGTTTGGATATGTTTGCAGTCAGAGACCATGATTGTTTAAACCACATGTTCAAAAAACATACAACAGTGTAAAGTATGCATGCTTGCTAAATATAGAAATCTGAAGTTTGTGAGCCAGTAATAAAATGCAGAAACCAAGACGCAAGTGTAATGTAAATGTTGGTAATGCTACTGCATTACAGAATTATTGTCCTGTGTGTGAAGATCTCTGTTTTTATAAGTCATTTCCTCTGACATGGGACAGGTACTACTACCCCTTCCCACCAGTAGGGCCAGCCCTGTACCACATGGAGCTGTCAATTGGAGGCCAGCAGTTCCATGGGAAAGGCCGCACGCGGCAGGCGGCCAAACACGACGCGGCCTCTAAGGCCCTGAGGACGCTGCAGAAGGACACCCTGCTAGAGCAGCTACCAGAAGTGAGATGCTCATTGGCTTGAAATCTGaggatccaaatgcattttagttgttgttctgtttgtttttaaatgtgctctgCAGAGAACCTGTAAATTCATTACACTTAAAAATGTTCAAAACAATAATGTGTAAAATATTCTTGAGGGGTCAGTAAGGCGAGTGTACTTTGCGATTGTTTTGAAATGTAGATTTTCTGCTAAGAAAATAAACGGCAAGCTTCTTTTATCACAGGTGAATGGTGAAACGTTGGAAGAGAACCTCAACAAATCGGAAATCAGCCAGGTGTTTGAGATTGCACTGAAGAGAAACATGCCAGTGAACTTCGAGGTGGCAAATGTTCTTCCTGCTCTCCAAAACAAAGCAATGCTTAAGTTAATCATGCCATGAATGTTACGAATGTTTTCACTAATCTTTGTAACTGTCTGGTCAttacccccccgcccctcccaggtGCTAAAGGAGGCAGGCCCCCCACATATGAAGAGCTTTGTGGTACGGGTAACTGTAGGTGAATTTTCCGCTGAAGGTGATGGCAAGAGTAAGAAGTTGGCTAAGAAATGTGCAGCaacagcagtgctggaggagctGCGCCGACTCCCCCAGCTGCCCGTCATGGAGAAGCTACAGCCACGCATTAAGAAGAAAACCAAGTCTATCATTAAGGTCAGGGCCATGTTGCCTCCATGACTTGGGGGTAATTGAAAGATGGGATTAGAAGGTAAAGCCAGTGCAGAGTGAATCTAAAAACAGCAGGCCATAGTTTGGGAGTAGATCACTGTCCTCATTCAGCACATCCCTTTGGATGTGATTTATGTTAATATAAATGTTGCATGTTATGTACATGCAGTTGTCACCTCACAAAGACTGCGATAAGTGAACTGGGTTGAGATCATCATTCGAGTTGcgcaaaaacatttttattccgTCCTAGGAAACATAGCTTAGGAAGCTTTTAATTCTGATGATTGTTACTTTTTAAGAtttaagattaaaaaaaagtacATCTCACTGATAGACGGTGTGGTGCATTTGTGAGgaatataacaaaaataattgaggaggagaaAGTGAACAAGAACCGGTCACCAATTGACATTTTTCTCCggctgtatggaaatattttgaataTCATAGAAACGATATTGAGCAAAATCAGGTTATTTGTCTGCAGTGCTTTGTGTCTGTTGGCACAGCAACACTACCAACCTATTTTACAGACTCTTTTGTTAGAATATAAGTTCTTTTTAGCTATGCAGATGCtcttctacttacgaactttaagacatacgaacgaaggggactgtaagtccaaattgtgtttgttgggctcccatttcctgtccgATCGttactcattcgtaagtagaggagcatctgtatttaTTATGGGTGAATTTTCAACCCCTTATAGTTTTATAAATCTCTCAGTATTTATTGCAGAAATTTCAAATATCATGATGTGAATTTTGTCCAGTGTCATTTTACCCTATTGTGATTCATGTTTGTGCTGCATAGGGCTGCACGGTGTATCATTTCAGCATTGTCGTCGCGATGTCCACATGCGCAATAATCACATTGCATTTGTCGgcactgctttgtgtctgttgACACGCCTTGCAGCAGCACCACCAGCTTATTTGACACATGCTATTGGTAGATAATAAGCTCTGTTTGGCTATAGTTTATTTCAGGTAATTTcgtttttaattttataaaaatcgcgATACTACTTGAGGAGGTTTTGCGATATCGTGCAGCCTTAGTGTGGCTTGTGGGTGGTATGAGCTTTAAGGCTGATGCTGTGCTGGCTTCACCCTCTCCAGCTGCAGACCAGCCCAGAGTACGGGCAGGGCATGAACCCCATAAGCCGCTTGGCACAGATTCAGCAGGCCAAGAAGGAAAAGGAGCCCGAGTACAGCCTGGTTACAGAGAGAGGGCTGCCACGACGCAGGGAGTTTGTCATGCAGGTGAGAGACGTTTTCATGCCACCCAGCGGTCCCACCTGGGGGCGTGAGATAGTTATGCCATTTAGTCAGAGTGAGACCGAGAGAGCGATCATCTGCTACGTGCCTCTGTGTGTTGCACTGTCCAGGTGAGAGTCTGCATCCAGAGTGCAGAGGGCATGGGTCCCAGTAAGAAAATCGCCAAACGCAACGCGGCTGAGAAGATGCTGGAGCTGATGGGATTCAGGGTGCCTCAGCCTCAGCCCCCGAAACCAGCCCTCAAAACAGACGAAAAGGTCGGCATCATGGAACCATCTTCAGATgatatacatatttttaatcTTATTACTTGATTGCCTAGAAAAATACAGGTTATCTAAATTCACCGAAGAGCTTGTAATCCTATATAACCAATAATGATCAAGTGACTGGTTAGGGTGCTTTATTTCTGCAGCcatgtatatattatttttctgtatttttaaagCCACCAATCAAAAAACCAGGAGATGGGCGAAAAGTGACCTTTTTTGAGCCCAACACAGTGGATGATAACAGCATGGGTAAgtgttgagatttttttttttgtatgttttttttagaCTTAGTCATGCCATTCTCACCGCAGTGAGTAGCATGGAAACCACCATCTTTTGTAGTTTCTTTGACATAGCGACCAGCAACTGGCTTTGCATATTGATTCTCACCCCTCTGTCTCCCCCTTGTCCCAGGAACCAAGGAAGACGAGTTCCGTCTGCCCTACATGAGTCACCAGCAGCTGCCTGCAGGCATTCTGCCCATGGTGCCTGAGGTGGCGCAGGCAGTTGGTGCCAACCAGGGCCACCACAACAAGGAGTACAGCCGTGTGCCGCCTAACCCTGCCAAGGCCACCCTCACTGCCATGATCGCCAATGAGCTGCTGTATGCCGGCACCTCTCTAACTGCAGAGACCATTCTCAAGAGCAACAACAGCCTGTCGCACCCGCCCCCTGGGCCCCTCACACGCCCATCAGAGCAGCTAGGCTACCTGGCCACTGTACAGGGCCTGCAGGTACGGGGGACTCCTTGACAGTGTGGGGTACCTTCTCAGAATCTGTGTACAGATTACTTTGCTTATTGACTCAGTCGTAACTTAAATCAAACAAACATGTCATTTGCTGTGCTTATGTGGTATGTTACGACCATGTCCATGAAAATCATGGGCATCACAGTGTTAAATGAATGGTGATCAGAAGGtatgagacaatgtaatgttgtgaaaatgcactatgcaaatataattgaattgaactgaaaagcTATGGCTTTTGATGCCCTTTTTTGGCTTTGCAGGTAGAATATAAGGATTTTCCCAAGAATAACAAGAACGAGTTTGTGTCGCTGATCAACTGCTCCTCCCAGCCTCCCCTCATCAGCCATGGGATTGGGAAAGATGTGGAATCTTGCCATGACATGGTGGGTATCTTGTGCACCTTTCTGTGTGCTGGGCTCTTGTTCTGCTTCTGATGTAACACACTTGCTCTGTACAGCACCCTCTGTTTAGGTAGCTCACACTTCTGACTTGTTCCCAAACAGGCTGCACTGAATATACTGAAGCTATTGTCCGAGCTGG
This genomic stretch from Brienomyrus brachyistius isolate T26 chromosome 6, BBRACH_0.4, whole genome shotgun sequence harbors:
- the stau1 gene encoding double-stranded RNA-binding protein Staufen homolog 1 encodes the protein MSQVQFQPALSGPLPSTVPMSLPQPQPGFSIPCASGTLPSESASHPLRSSALPSASVTPFNAPAVSAPNMANPKEKTPMCLVNELARFNKIQPEYKLLSEQGPAHAKIFSVRLTLGEQHWEAEGTSIKKAQHSAAATALSQTTLPKPTMRSPRNTGKNPDSITHTVELNALCMKLGKKPIYKPIDPYPGMRPSFNYTIRAPTPYPRYYYPFPPVGPALYHMELSIGGQQFHGKGRTRQAAKHDAASKALRTLQKDTLLEQLPEVNGETLEENLNKSEISQVFEIALKRNMPVNFEVLKEAGPPHMKSFVVRVTVGEFSAEGDGKSKKLAKKCAATAVLEELRRLPQLPVMEKLQPRIKKKTKSIIKLQTSPEYGQGMNPISRLAQIQQAKKEKEPEYSLVTERGLPRRREFVMQVRVCIQSAEGMGPSKKIAKRNAAEKMLELMGFRVPQPQPPKPALKTDEKPPIKKPGDGRKVTFFEPNTVDDNSMGTKEDEFRLPYMSHQQLPAGILPMVPEVAQAVGANQGHHNKEYSRVPPNPAKATLTAMIANELLYAGTSLTAETILKSNNSLSHPPPGPLTRPSEQLGYLATVQGLQVEYKDFPKNNKNEFVSLINCSSQPPLISHGIGKDVESCHDMAALNILKLLSELDQQSSDRTGNGPISGPVPRCGKQEMEGDSLLKQTNSSTLGHTLDNSI